One Solanum lycopersicum chromosome 4, SLM_r2.1 DNA window includes the following coding sequences:
- the LOC101254084 gene encoding uncharacterized protein isoform X2, with protein sequence MEVVGTMSLLAQAPAGALSATHRCSLTFTHPIPPLFSHRRPTQISTKNPIHGSKNGQKPITLANAESSSSGAGVPREASTATTSTVGSSNSSNGSASFSTEDSISFVGQDSVPLEGVIQFEKPDSNSISDKINKWGWVALLAGGDVAVLLLFSAIGRFSHGFAVFDSETLRTADPFIAGWLLSAYFLGGFGEDGKGKNGLFKAFIAATKSWSLGIPLGIAIRAASVGHIPPVNFIIVTMGSTAVLLIGWRTLLFSILPTDKPKKNDVYKSGNPFEFLE encoded by the exons ATGGAAGTTGTGGGAACAATGAGCCTTCTAGCCCAAGCTCCCGCCGGAGCTTTATCGGCGACTCATCGTTGTTCCCTCACATTCACCCATCCAATTCCTCCTCTATTCTCCCATCGTCGGCCCACTCAAATTTCCACTAAAAACCCAATTCACGGCTCAAAAAATGGACAAAAACCCATCACTCTAGCTAATGCAGAGTCTTCTTCTTCCGGCGCCGGTGTACCTCGTGAAGCTTCGACTGCTACTACTAGTACTGTTGGATCGTCTAATTCTAGTAATGGGTCAGCTTCTTTTAGCACAGAGGATTCAATTTCCTTCGTAGGTCAAGATAGTGTTCCTCTGGAAGGTGTTATTCAGTTTGAGAAACCTGATTCTAATTCAAttagtgataaaattaataaatgggG CTGGGTGGCGTTGTTAGCTGGTGGAGATGTTGCGGTTTTGTTGTTATTCTCTGCAATTGGAAGGTTTAGTCATGGATTCGCTGTTTTTGACTCCGAAACACTGCGAACTGCTGACCCCTTCATTGCTG GTTGGTTGTTGAGTGCGTATTTCCTTGGAGGATTTGGCGAGGATGGTAAAGGAAAGAATGGTCTGTTTAAGGCTTTCATTGCTGCTACTAAATCATGGTCATTAGGCATTCCG CTGGGTATAGCTATAAGGGCTGCCTCTGTGGGTCATATACCACCAGTCAACTTCATAATAGTTACCATGGGGAGTACTGCTGTACTACTCATTGGATGGAGGACCCTCTTGTTCAGCATTTTACCAACGGACAAGCCGAAGAAGAATGATGTTTATAAGAGCGGAAACCCTTTTGAATTTCTTGAG TGA
- the LOC101254084 gene encoding uncharacterized protein isoform X1 gives MEVVGTMSLLAQAPAGALSATHRCSLTFTHPIPPLFSHRRPTQISTKNPIHGSKNGQKPITLANAESSSSGAGVPREASTATTSTVGSSNSSNGSASFSTEDSISFVGQDSVPLEGVIQFEKPDSNSISDKINKWGWVALLAGGDVAVLLLFSAIGRFSHGFAVFDSETLRTADPFIAGWLLSAYFLGGFGEDGKGKNGLFKAFIAATKSWSLGIPLGIAIRAASVGHIPPVNFIIVTMGSTAVLLIGWRTLLFSILPTDKPKKNDVYKSGNPFEFLELLTSLVRRW, from the exons ATGGAAGTTGTGGGAACAATGAGCCTTCTAGCCCAAGCTCCCGCCGGAGCTTTATCGGCGACTCATCGTTGTTCCCTCACATTCACCCATCCAATTCCTCCTCTATTCTCCCATCGTCGGCCCACTCAAATTTCCACTAAAAACCCAATTCACGGCTCAAAAAATGGACAAAAACCCATCACTCTAGCTAATGCAGAGTCTTCTTCTTCCGGCGCCGGTGTACCTCGTGAAGCTTCGACTGCTACTACTAGTACTGTTGGATCGTCTAATTCTAGTAATGGGTCAGCTTCTTTTAGCACAGAGGATTCAATTTCCTTCGTAGGTCAAGATAGTGTTCCTCTGGAAGGTGTTATTCAGTTTGAGAAACCTGATTCTAATTCAAttagtgataaaattaataaatgggG CTGGGTGGCGTTGTTAGCTGGTGGAGATGTTGCGGTTTTGTTGTTATTCTCTGCAATTGGAAGGTTTAGTCATGGATTCGCTGTTTTTGACTCCGAAACACTGCGAACTGCTGACCCCTTCATTGCTG GTTGGTTGTTGAGTGCGTATTTCCTTGGAGGATTTGGCGAGGATGGTAAAGGAAAGAATGGTCTGTTTAAGGCTTTCATTGCTGCTACTAAATCATGGTCATTAGGCATTCCG CTGGGTATAGCTATAAGGGCTGCCTCTGTGGGTCATATACCACCAGTCAACTTCATAATAGTTACCATGGGGAGTACTGCTGTACTACTCATTGGATGGAGGACCCTCTTGTTCAGCATTTTACCAACGGACAAGCCGAAGAAGAATGATGTTTATAAGAGCGGAAACCCTTTTGAATTTCTTGAG TTGTTGACATCATTGGTAAGAAGATGGTGA